CGGGTGACCCGAGCACCTTCGGCGACATCGCCGGTGACCGCGTCGCCCTCGTCGTCAACGTCGCCAGCAAGTGCGGCCTGACCCCGCAGTACGAGAAGCTCGAGGCGTTGCAGCGCGAGCTCGGTGGCGACGGCTTCACCGTCATCGGAGTGCCGTGCAACCAGTTCGGCGAGCAGGAGCCGGGCAGCTCGGAGGAGATCGCCACGTTCTGCTCGACGACGTACGGCGTGTCCTTCCCGATGACCGCGAAGCTCGAGGTCAACGGCGACGGGCGCGACCCGCTCTATGAACAGCTCACCGCCACTGCGGACGCCGAGGGCAAGGCCGGCGACATCCAGTGGAACTTCGAGAAGTTCGTCGTCGGACGCGACGGCTCGGTGCTCGGCCGCTTCCGCCCGCTCGTCGAACCGGACGACGCCGCGCTGCGCGCATGCATTCAGGGAGCGCTCACCTAGCCAGGTACGGTCGAAGGATGGAGTTTCGACGGCTGGGATCGGCCGGGATGAAGATCTCGGAGATCTCCTACGGCAACTGGATCACCCACGGCTCGCAAGTCGAGGAGGACACCGCGATCGCCTGCGTGAAGCAGGCAATCGAGTCCGGCATCACCACCTTCGACACCGCTGACGTCTACGCCAACACCCGCGCCGAGACCGTCCTCGGCAAGGCGTTGGCCGGCGAGCGACGCGAGTCGCTGGAAATCTTCACCAAGGTCTACGCGCCGACAGGGCCCGGCGGGCCGAACGACGGCGGGCTGTCGCGCAAGCACGTCATGGAGTCCTGCCACGCGTCGCTGAAGCGTCTGCAGACCGACCACATCGACCTCTACCAGGTGCATCGCTACGACTACGAGACGCCGCTCGAGGAGACGATGAGCGTCTTCGCCGACCTGGTGCACAGCGGCAAGATCCACTACTTCGGGGTGTCCGAGTGGACCGCCGAGCAGATCCGGGCCGGCCACGCTCTCGCCACCGAGCTGAAGATCCCGTTCGTGTCGAATCAGCCGCAGTACTCGATGCTGTGGCGGGTCATCGAGGGCAAGGTGGTGCCGACGTGCGACGGGCTGGGCATCGGCCAGATCGTGTGGTCGCCGATCGCGCAGGGCGTCCTGACCGGGAAGTACAAGCCGGGCGAGCCGGTGCCGGCCGGGTCGCGGGCGACTGATGAAGCCGGCGGAGCGACCAACGTCCAGCACTGGCTTCGCGACGACGTACTCACCGCCGTACAGGGCCTGATCCCGATCGCC
This portion of the Mycobacteriales bacterium genome encodes:
- a CDS encoding glutathione peroxidase — encoded protein: MTDLRNLPLTTLAGDPSTFGDIAGDRVALVVNVASKCGLTPQYEKLEALQRELGGDGFTVIGVPCNQFGEQEPGSSEEIATFCSTTYGVSFPMTAKLEVNGDGRDPLYEQLTATADAEGKAGDIQWNFEKFVVGRDGSVLGRFRPLVEPDDAALRACIQGALT
- a CDS encoding aldo/keto reductase family protein, with translation MEFRRLGSAGMKISEISYGNWITHGSQVEEDTAIACVKQAIESGITTFDTADVYANTRAETVLGKALAGERRESLEIFTKVYAPTGPGGPNDGGLSRKHVMESCHASLKRLQTDHIDLYQVHRYDYETPLEETMSVFADLVHSGKIHYFGVSEWTAEQIRAGHALATELKIPFVSNQPQYSMLWRVIEGKVVPTCDGLGIGQIVWSPIAQGVLTGKYKPGEPVPAGSRATDEAGGATNVQHWLRDDVLTAVQGLIPIAADCGLSMAQLAIAWVLQNPNVSSAIIGASRPEQIVDNVAAAGVKLDAHVMTAIDTVLADVVVTDPTHTERQSPKTRPVRR